The Bradysia coprophila strain Holo2 unplaced genomic scaffold, BU_Bcop_v1 contig_297, whole genome shotgun sequence DNA window GGACAAATATTGCTCGCGAAGCGAAACCTATGCCACCTCATTTTGCCGGCAATTGTCTCTGCTACTGTTACGCACAACATTGGTTTTGTGGCGTGACCGATCGCTGACGGCTATGAGGTTATTTATCCATGTTATGATTGCCATACTGATTGGCACATTGTACTTTGGGATCGGCGAGGACGCGTCAAATgtgttcaacatttttcgcTACATCTTCTTCTCGATTATGTTCTTGATGTTCACGGGTAAGTTGAGAGTTGATTTCGTGTTCAAcgaattttcgtttaattgaaatttttcttttgttgcaCGCACAGCATTCAGTTCCGTTACATTAGCTTGTGagtacaattttaatttcgctATTTTAATACGATTctcgaaattttcatttcgtgttgttgttgcatTTTGAAATCTGTCGAAAAACCTCTTCCACGAGCAACAAATGATTTACAAACCATTTAGCATTTGCTCCGCTCGTAGCGAAAAGGAAACGAAACGACCCCTTTTTCCTCCACTCGGGATATTGAATAAGGAATCACGATTGCAGATAAAGTTTGAACAGTAAATGTTTTGCTTAACCCTGGCCGtaaatttgcatatttatCCCTCTTATTACCCTCTcagcaaattttatgtttattttctattcaaCGATTTCATTGGGTTCACCTTCTTTCTCTGCCACGCGTATACAACACACACGTATAGTTCATCACAGCATCATTGCATTTAATTTGATTGGAATGTTTGAACTGTTCTGTTAAGTCTTTGATGTAAGTTATATGGAACAGGAAGCcgattatttgaaatttaccTCTGGTGTTACAAATTGTACAGATCGTTCAGTACAAATGCAAAAGATGAGGAACAGCCAATTTTCGTatgatttttgattaattCCAAACTTGGTGCACTCAGTGGTACGTTAATGGAAACCCATAAGCCAAAACGTCTATCTGGTTTCGGCTTTATTTTCACgacgaaataaatattttggctaCGAAAAAACATGAAATCTGCTGAAATAGTACTTACATTGGATGTTGCGAaagtagttcattacatgaggtaacaattttgtgataaagaTGAACACATAAGTGTTTTTTCGAGCAAGAAGCTTTGGTAACTCTCTTTTCGACAAGTGCAGAGCCTTTGACTCGGATAacaactacacttgtcgaaaagcaGTTGCCAGCCTAAGTTGGTCGAAAACTCACGGGTCAGTTTGCGGGTgccacaaaattgtttccgaacTAATGAAGTGCTCAGGAACATGTCAAGTATTCTGGTTGACTACCTCCTAAATGCAAAAGTTGATTTCAACGtaggaaaatgtaaaaaaataaaacgaaaataatccgCAAGTAATAGATCATTTCCCAGGGGGCTAATTGTtttgtaatggtcaactttcgtaTGGGACAAGTTGTAAAGTTacttttttccactttttcccAGTTAGCGCAAGATCATTGAATTTTACTATGTTCTGGGATTGGTTATTTGAACTTACTGCATCGTAGACACCTGCTACACCAACAACTGGTCCATTCCCATTACTTGTTTTGTGAGGCAGCTGCCGCGGAACCACAGACTTCATTGGGACTAATGGATGCGTATCCAACGCACTATGCCACAATTTGTGTACATTTAAAAGCTTCAAATTGATCCCTAGTAAACCAGTGAGATTTGATCATCTGTTTCTTAACGTAATGTCAAGTCAAATGAACTAGTAGGTTTATGCATCAATCAATGAACATTTGGCATAACGTTTGCTGCTTGTAAAAGAAGAAATATTCCATAGCAATCATTGACGTCGTTATTTACTAgtaattttctcaaatatttgtaGTGTTGGAACGAGGTCTAACATCGTCGAATGTCCTGATTTCCATCACAACATTAAAGCGGCTTACAAAGTTTCttagtaaaacaattttccattttcctttCGTATGCAAAAATCTAACCTGAATATTCAGCTTACCATCACATTCTCCGCACTGCCGAACGGATTAATTTCATAGGTTGATGTTAAAAAGTTCGAGACCGAGACACACTATCGCCAGTAATTTTATATGCCCTTCAATCGTATTTCCTGTGAAAATTCTCTGTGATAAAGTtcctttttcgactttttccCAGTTAGCTTctattcattgaatttttctatgttCTGGGTGAAAACTACCAGGTTTCATTAACAGAACAGACTTGAAAGATCTCGAAATAAGTCTGATTGGAAGACTTTACTGCTGTGCAACTTTAACTGGaaaccgaagaaaaattgataaagttgATCCGCAGATACTGCGAAAATGGTGTAATTTTTGAAGCTTGAGAAGTGTTCGAGAACATTATTtcctactcggccgtacaacACTcgaaaaaataaggaaatagcacaattttgtttgtaaacgaTTCTACATATTCGACCTACAGATTCTTACAGCCTTGATGTTGAAtggaaattcgtgaaaattggTGTTCACTCTTCACTTATCGCTGTATCCATACTCGAATAACCGTTCCCGAGCCCCAATGGCACTTTTCtagtacaaaattttgttctgtttGCAGTCAAAGTTGCTCAGCAATAAAGTCTTACAACTAaacttctttcgagaactttCAAGACTGTTTTGTTAATGAAATCTCAATGATTTTGAGGTAACTGAGAAATAAtccgaaaaattaatttacagcTGATTTCTTGTTCGTAgtcaaaataatataatttCGATAAGAAATCCAGAAAAACCCCATATTCGACTAATTTCGCCCAGGTTTTATCTGAATATTTTCAGTCAAAAAGGTCAAAAGTCACGGCGATTCGAATAGAACTTTATCCTCCAATGCCCCTGCACATGGCTTGTTatataaaaaggaaaaattaaaattacagAAGCCAAAAACAGACTTGGGAAATGTGGGCTAGttagtcatctgctatcaaACAATGACCACAAAACTTAGCAATGAAATTTGACTAGTGTTCGTTTATATAGCCAACTGTATGGttcaataaatgaagtaaaagatttggtatCAAACATTGGGCAAtgtttttaacaaatgaagtaacagacttTAATAAAGTAACAATACGGATGACGTGTGCAAGGTGTTAAAAATGTTAGACAAGAGGTTTAGGTTAGTACACATCCGAATTTGTGATGTCGTTAGCTTACCGAATGATGCATCATGATATGCATAAACTCCTCACACACTTCTACAAAATAACCTTTCGCATCTAGCAAGTATATCATTCGTCTCAAATGTTTTACAGCTTGCGATCCaaatattttaagaaattgatggaaaatctattacttcacttgtttcaGCATTCATTTTACTACATAAGGCGATCATAGTCAGACTTTTTCGTTTCCTTTTGTCATTGGCGTTGTTAACAGCTGCAGCTATTGTCTGCAAAAGGTTCACACTccttctgaaaattttcgattttcggcGAACTTCAACTAATCGGCTTCCATCATTCTCTGATTTGAATAATTCCAATCGAATTAATCCGTTTCGATGCGTCTAAAGCATCTTTAAATCACCACCCCTGGGTTTGGATAAATTCCCATCACTTTCCCGATACACAAATTTCAGCTCATAAATTGCACGAGCAGTGCAGTCTATATAGCCTGTAACTCTGCAAAATTCTGTATAAAATATAAACCATCCATGCCAGCAAAAGCGGAAAATGCTCTTGACCCAGAAAATATATCAACAACACGATTTTCATGGCATTGTTTGGAACTTCATTGAAAAGCGCTcgatttgcatttttttatataaaactcTCCTCCCATCCCAGTTCCACTCGAACTGCCTATAGTAACGAGAGAACACTTCAACCGTTGGTATTCACTGAAAGCATACTACGTCGCAATGACTCTTGCCGATGCACCCATTCAGGTTGGCTGCATTTTGATTTACATAATAATCACCTACCTTATGACATCGCAACCGTTGGAATGGTTTcgatttggattatttttcgttatttgtCTGATGGTTGCGCTGGTAGCACAAAGTATTGGTTTGGCCGTTGGTGCTTTATTTAGTGTTAAGGTAAGTGAAGTGTGTGTACGTAACACATACGATTGTCGCAAAATTTGGGCTTTGATGATtcgatttgtttttcgttttattttttgaagaacGGCGCCATATTCGgaccatttttcatttgtcCATTCTTGATATTTTCTGGCTTTTTTGTTCAACTCAACGATGCTCATCCGGCAATGCAATGGCTGTTTCATGCTTCGTTTTTGAAGTATGCGTTGGAAGGCGGAACATTGGCAATATTCGGTTATGAACGCGAACGAATGGAATGTTCGAAATTGTTTTGCCAATTTGTGCTGCcaaagaaattcattaaaacTGTTGATATGCACAATGGTGATTTTATGACTGCAGTGATAGCTTTAGTagtaatattttttatatttagatTTATAGCATTTTATGTGATGTCGTTTCGCGTCCGATCGAAGCGATGACGAtcggtttttatttctttataacgaattaacgaatttttaaatattttttttgctaatttctttgtttaaaaaaaatgtaaattgattttagttacacaaattttttttttgtttaatttattttacacagTCTATGTAAATGTGAATAGGTTTAATTGtgtacatacaaaaaattgaaggaaatcCGTGTGGaacgtaataaaaaaaaatggtgaacCAAAGGAATAATTTCagttaaataaaacaatttcgaatGGACTGCAGATGGTTTTATGAATATTGCGTTACAggaggggggagggggtcttgaaaatgtcaatttttgcgttacgtaatttatgaacgtgTTGAGAATCGTCTCAACGGCGTATCATAAGGGAGTTCAATCTGATAGTAACTTGAAACACGATCCAATTGATGCTTAACAATTTATTGATCAGTTTCCACGGTAAAGAAACTTCAAATTTCTGTATAAAagaaataacaattttgtaagaaaactACCTCAGGAAATCAATTACAAATCAATCTTACGTTTAGTTTCCCTTTGATAGAACGACTACGTTTCTTAACGGCTGTATATGCGTGTGCGTACTCTTTGGCTAATCTAAATGCAAATCTACTTTAgtactgaaattttcaatgcgACGACCAAACAAATTACCTGAATTCGTTCACCTATTAGCTAAGAACAAATtcgtcgccgtttcttcaatTCAATAGAGACGTAAGCCTaaagtaaagaaaaatcttCAATTTCACGCACATGGTACGCCATCACATTTCAATCGTTTTACCTTTACAGCTAGTCTCGCAAATtagaaaaaacaaatgaaacgaCGTTAGCACACACGCATCATAGTTAAAAACGATTTCTCCTTATCTCTAATCACTTCGATAACTTCTgaataaatttggattttaATTTACTACGAGCGACTTCGTTCGTATACTATGCTTGCAAATGAACCTCGACTTATagttagaaattattttctttttcttcttccggGAACCGACTTGTCAGTTCATCTGACAATACTTCAGGCGAAATCATATGACTCAGATCAGTGTTGACATCCTTTGACTGCTGCACAACATTCTTCCCCCCGTTAAGTGACTCCATCTGATTCACCTTAACCTCCTGTTCTTCGTTGGGCGGCGTAACATCTAGGATGGCTAATTTGGACACGGGTcttcgtaaaatgtttttctcgaACCGGACCACAACTTGTCTGATGAGACCATCTTTTGCGATGATGACTTCGTCGACAATTCCCTTTGGCCACGTATTTCTCGGATTTCGCTCATCGATATTCAGCACCACATCGCCGACTTTGATCGGATCCACTTTCTTAAACCATTTCGTTCGTTTCGTCAAGTCGGGCATGTACTCCAGTACGAATCTATGCCAAAAATGTTTCGTCATCTCTTGTAACGCACGCCAATCATTTCGGTTGAGATCTCGCGGTGTAGTTTCTCCAATTGGCTTCATGGCATTTGATGAACCAAACAGAAAGTGGTTGGGTGTTAACGCTTCGTCGCTATCCGAATCCAGTGAAATATACGTTAATGGTCTTGAGTTGACGATATTTTCCACTTCTGCCATCAATGTTACCAGCATTTCATGATTTGGAGTCTTGGTGGTTAACATTTGCTTAAGACAATTTTTTACTGTTTGAATTAAGCGTTCCCATGTTCCACCCATATGGCTCGCTGTAGGTGGAATAAAATGCCACTTTTGCTCCGGTGATGTGAAGCGCTGCTGAATCTTGTCTTTATCCAATTTGTCGAATtcctttttcaattcattatcCGTTCCGTGAAAATTTGTCCCATTATCGCTGAAGAACTCTCTTGCAGTTCCTTTTTGAGCAGAAAATCGTATGACGGCGTTAATGCAACTATTGGTATTGAGTGAGTCTGCTACTTCGAGGTGAATTGCTCTTGTAGTTAAACATGTAAACAGTACGCCATATTTCTGAACAACACTGCGGTTGACCTTGACGGGATATGGTCCAAAATAGTCGACGCCTGTGAATGTAAATGGTCGCGTATGTGTGGCAAGTCTGGCTGATGGTAGAGCAGCCATTTCCGGAATCCGTGGTTTAGATGAAGCGTTTTTACATTGTTGACACGACGTACGAATTCCTTTCATTACTACACGTAATGCGGGGATGACATATTTTTGACGAATCTCGTTTAACGCTGTTTGATGATTTATGTGTTTGTACCGTCTATGGTACGAGTCCACCAAAAGGGTTGTCACACGATGACGACGAGGAAGGATGATTGGACGTTTAGTGTCGTACGCAATCGACGTTGCAGCATCAATCCGTCCTTTCATTCTCAGAATGTCATGTTCGTCCAAATACGGTGAAAGATTTCTTAATTCGCTTGACCTTTCGAATTCTTTTTCATCCTTTTGCGTACTTGCTGTTTCGTTGTGTTTCAACACTAAAATTTCATCCAAGAAGGTATCTCGCTGAGCTCGTTgatacaatttattttctgctCGAATCAGCTCTTCCTGTGATAGTATTCCAACCCATCGATCTTGCTTAACGTTTTTTGCGTTGTGAATAAATCGAAGTACAAACGCTTGAGTCCGAACTAACCGATTCCATTGCGAAAATCGATTCAAATCAATGAGCTGCTCCTGGTGAATTACACGCATTGCCATAACGAACGATGGACGTAACTCTTCTTCAGTGGAAAATTTCTTGGTTTGACTGAGCCAACTCTTTTCACTTCCGTACAAAAATTCAGGCGACTTGAACCACCGTGATTTGGCATCCAATtgcgagaaaatttttgattttgttgcctCATCAGCGACATTATGTTTCGTTGGGACCCATCGCCATTGAATCGGATCAGTGACCTCCAAAATTTCGCCAATACGGAACGAAACGAACTGATTGTATCGGCGTGTCTCTGAATTTATCCATGCCATTACCGTTTGTGAATCTGTCCAAAAAACGTGTTTATCGATTGCGAACGTTTGGCTTTTCTTCACGTTTTCAGCCAGTCTTGTTCCAATTACAGCTGCTTGCAGCTCCAGTCGAGGTACCGTTAATTGCTTAGTTGGAGCGACTTTGGTCTTTGCACTCACCAGACAGCAGTCTACTCCATGTTCGTTCTCGATGCGTAAATACGTTGTAGCAGCACAGGCTTCAACACTGGCGTCGACAAATGTATGTAACTGAATGGAATTTTGTACGTCAGGCACTAGCTTGGTTGAGTACCACCGAGGAATGTGTAACTTTTCAACGTGCAACAGTGCACGAATCCAACTGATCCATTTATTATGAAGTGGTAAGGGAAGCTTTTCGTCCCATTCGATCTTGTTCCTCCAAACTTCTTGCAGCAGAATTTTACCGAATACCAAAACATTGGCTATGAGTCCAAGAGGATCGAAAACTGACATCAATACACGCAGCACCTCTCGTTTTGTCGGACAATATTCTCCAGATATCATTTTCGGATTAATGTTGGCGAACTTGAGTGAATAGGTAAAGGTGTCGGTATCGGTATTCCAAAACATGCCCAAAACGCGTTCTTTACCAAGCTCATTGCCGATATTTAGGTCTTTCTTTTGAAGAATTGCGTTCTCCCCAATTCTTTCCAGCAGCTTCTTTGAATTAGAAGTGAAATTTCTAATGTTGAAGCCTCCAGCTGCATGAATTTTCTTGACATTCGTGACCAATTGTTCTGCTTCATCGACTGTATCGGTGCAATCGATCATGTCATCGACGTAGTGATTATTGACAATCGCTTCGACGGCTCGTGGATAGTCATCTTGAAACTCTTTCGCGTTTTTGTTCTTTACATGTTGAGCTGAGCTTGGCGAGCAGGTCGATCCAAACGTCATGACCATCATTACATAAATGTCAGGTTCAGCTAATGGACTTTCTCGCCACAAAAATCGTTGAACGTGCTGGTCACTTTCACGCACTAGTACTTGATGGTACATTTCAGCAATATCTCCTGTGACTGCAATTTTACGTTCTCGGAAACGTCGAAGTAGTTCTGGCAATGGAACTAATTCGTCCGGACCAACAAGCAGCTTGGAATTGAGTGATGTACCTTTGACTTTTGCCGCGCCATCCCAGACCAGACGAACTTTTTCAGGcttttttggattaaaaacCGGAAAGGTTGGTAAATACCAGACCGGAtactgacaattttttatttcatcggTTGACAGCTTCCGGATGTAGCCTTTTTCAACGAATTGCTTTATTTGGTTgtgtaaattttctttaagcGCTGGATCCCTTTCCATTTTTGCTTCCAAGCATTCAAGCCGCTTCAATGCCATATTGTAGCTCTCGggtaaatttatttcgtcTTGTTTCCACAATAAGCCCGTCTCGTAACGATCACCTTTCTTGACTGTAGTGGCGTCCAAAATATTTCTAGCCCGTTGCAACTCTGGAGATTCCAAACGATTTTCCGGAATTCTAATGCCAAGATGTTCCATGGTGAAATATTCCTTGACCAGTTGATGAAGCTCGTTATCATTGGATTGACATACGCACATATTGACACTGAACGTCGGATGGTCTTTTACTTCGTCTGTTTCATAAGTAGGGCCTTGCACAACCCA harbors:
- the LOC119079015 gene encoding uncharacterized protein LOC119079015, whose translation is MGQPFGQSWLNTSSVYQSPPTIRTNLLPISQPLNVNPNVSAASGLNQSYAYGNMLPFQGAMTNTIMPSRLTAEQIASRHVVKDLPNFSGNPRDWGLFISAYDTANETCGFSNSENLYRLQRSIKGDARRDVENLLLHKDSVPKIIDTLRLLYGLPEHVVETAIQDVEKLPPPKEDDLRSLIKFAMAVQNMSATIQHTGALEHLRNPNLMKSIIGKLPSQHQLNWAFYQASIVNANISHLGDWLYRIAEVASRVVRVTSKTAKRNDASDNNNKNSNSNKSNPFVNSQVETEPGNKSQVETEPVNKPESNVSKNDTKKKCPACSSNKCTKLENCKKFKDANRDERWTIVKKGQLCGRCFGLHKYYRCQSSQRCSVDGCKLNHHTLLHKSQPTSEATSNDTKSKDTTDSNRKTCNSQRSKFSQRTDKFRIVPIMLYNKNKKIRDYAYLDEGSNMTTMEESLAEELELTGSANKLCVDWAFGKTHSVVDSRTVTAKISGYFDNAPRFNIANIRTVKHLHLPTQSITNSWLERYQHFKNVPITTYDDAKPRILIGLQYSKLITSMETIEGKDNEPIVCRTRLGWVVQGPTYETDEVKDHPTFSVNMCVCQSNDNELHQLVKEYFTMEHLGIRIPENRLESPELQRARNILDATTVKKGDRYETGLLWKQDEINLPESYNMALKRLECLEAKMERDPALKENLHNQIKQFVEKGYIRKLSTDEIKNCQYPVWYLPTFPVFNPKKPEKVRLVWDGAAKVKGTSLNSKLLVGPDELVPLPELLRRFRERKIAVTGDIAEMYHQVLVRESDQHVQRFLWRESPLAEPDIYVMMVMTFGSTCSPSSAQHVKNKNAKEFQDDYPRAVEAIVNNHYVDDMIDCTDTVDEAEQLVTNVKKIHAAGGFNIRNFTSNSKKLLERIGENAILQKKDLNIGNELGKERVLGMFWNTDTDTFTYSLKFANINPKMISGEYCPTKREVLRVLMSVFDPLGLIANVLVFGKILLQEVWRNKIEWDEKLPLPLHNKWISWIRALLHVEKLHIPRWYSTKLVPDVQNSIQLHTFVDASVEACAATTYLRIENEHGVDCCLVSAKTKVAPTKQLTVPRLELQAAVIGTRLAENVKKSQTFAIDKHVFWTDSQTVMAWINSETRRYNQFVSFRIGEILEVTDPIQWRWVPTKHNVADEATKSKIFSQLDAKSRWFKSPEFLYGSEKSWLSQTKKFSTEEELRPSFVMAMRVIHQEQLIDLNRFSQWNRLVRTQAFVLRFIHNAKNVKQDRWVGILSQEELIRAENKLYQRAQRDTFLDEILVLKHNETASTQKDEKEFERSSELRNLSPYLDEHDILRMKGRIDAATSIAYDTKRPIILPRRHRVTTLLVDSYHRRYKHINHQTALNEIRQKYVIPALRVVMKGIRTSCQQCKNASSKPRIPEMAALPSARLATHTRPFTFTGVDYFGPYPVKVNRSVVQKYGVLFTCLTTRAIHLEVADSLNTNSCINAVIRFSAQKGTAREFFSDNGTNFHGTDNELKKEFDKLDKDKIQQRFTSPEQKWHFIPPTASHMGGTWERLIQTVKNCLKQMLTTKTPNHEMLVTLMAEVENIVNSRPLTYISLDSDSDEALTPNHFLFGSSNAMKPIGETTPRDLNRNDWRALQEMTKHFWHRFVLEYMPDLTKRTKWFKKVDPIKVGDVVLNIDERNPRNTWPKGIVDEVIIAKDGLIRQVVVRFEKNILRRPVSKLAILDVTPPNEEQEVKVNQMESLNGGKNVVQQSKDVNTDLSHMISPEVLSDELTSRFPEEEKENNF